The DNA sequence TCACTCTAAATAGCAACCCAAACCAAACAGCTGCCCAGTTTTTGTTTTATACGGTTTTGAACATGATTACCTGCTGGATAGAAAAAAGCAGCTACCATCAGGCAGCTGTCTGATTTTCTTTTAAAATCTCTTCAACGAGATAGAGGATAACGTTAGCGATCAGGCTGAGGGTCACTGTTAGCAGAATACCCCAAGCCATTTTAGGAAAACTCATTGTACGCAGGCCATCAAAAAGAATAGTGCCAAGCCCGCCGGCATTGACTGTCGAAGCAATGGTGGCGATGGCTATGATTGCGGTTGCCGCTAAACGGATACCAGCTATAATAGCTGGGGCCGCTAGAGGCAGCTGGATTTTATATAAAATCTGTAGCGGGGTCATTCCCATACCTACAGCTGCTTCCATTACATTTTGATCCACCTGAAGCAACCCTTCGAGAAAGGTTCTGACCATCGTATACTGTGCGTAAACAACGAGGGTAATAATTGCGGTTGTTGTCCCTAGGCCCGTCCAAGGAATCAGGAGTGCAAAAAGGGCGAAGCTGGGAACAGCATATAAAAGCGATAGTGTGTACACAGAGGGCTGACGCAGCTTGGGTACAAAGAGTAAAACGAACGTGATAGCACTGGCAACCAGCAAGGCGATCAGCAGGGCTGTTCCTGCAAGGATAATATGTTCAATTGTTGCCGACACCAGCTGGTCGGATGCCGTTTTAAAATAGTCAATCATGGGCAAGACTCCACAAAGATTCCTGTGCACGGGCAGTTTCAATGAGTTTGCTGACAAAATCGTTCTGCGGATTTTTAATAATCGTCTGAGGTTGATCAAACTGGCAAACCCGCCCTTGGTCCATTATAAGGATGCGATTTCCTAATTTAAAAGCCTCTGTAATATCGTGGGTGATAAAAATAAAAGTTTTATTGGCTAGTTGCTGATGGATACTCAGCAGCTGATCCTGTAAATCAGTTCGTGTAATCGCATCAATGGCACCAAAGGGCTCATCAAAAAGAATGACATTGGGGTCGCAGGCCAGAGCGCGAGCCACACCGACGCGCTGCTGCTGGCCGCCTGAGAGCTCGTGCGGATAGCGTTCAGCATACTCTTGAGCCGGCAGCTGTACCAATTCTAAGAGCCTATTGGTCTCTTGATAAATACGTTCCTTATCCCATTTTAATAATTTGGGAACGGTGGCAATGTTGTCAGCTACTGTCATGTGCGGAAAAAGACCAATCTGTTGCACCACGTACCCTATATGTCGCCGATGGGCTATGGGGTCAAGCGCCAGCAAATCCTGCCCATTAAATTCAATCTTTCCTTTGCTGGGCTCGATGAGACGGTTGATCATTTTCAAGGTTGTGGTTTTACCAGAACCAGAACTCCCCAAAATGGTGATGAACTCTCCCTTTTCAATGGTAAAGCTAACATCATCAACAACAGCTTTGCCATTATAGAGTTTACTGACATGATCAAAGTTAATAATTGCGGTCATGCTCTCTCCTTTTTCTAATTTGCGACTCTATCTATAGTCGTTATTTTATACTGTTATAATAATCCTTAGCCACCTCTTTGTAGTCCTTGCCATCTACATCAACTTGAGCATTGAGCTTGGTGACTGTCTTGGTTGATAAGGTTTTAGTCACCTTATTCAGGATTCCCTTCACTTCCGGATATTTTTTAAGCGTTTTATCGCGGATAACAGGGGCTAAATTATACGGCGGCCAAAAGTTTTTATCATCCTTTAGCAGGGTATACTTGTCTGTGTTGACTAATTGACCTTCTGTGGTATAAGCAGGTGTTACATCGGCTTTGTTATTGTCGAGAATGTTATATTTCAGGCTGTTGTCATAAACTTTCGAGGACTTCCATGCAAAATCTCCGTAAGTCTTTTTAAGGCCTGGCAACCCATCATCTCGCTGATCAAATTCCCCTTGGGAAGCAAAGCGTAATTCTTGCGCATGTTTTTGCAAATCGGAAATTGTCTTGATTCCCAATTTTTTGGCAACCTCCGTCCGAATTACTAAACCTTGGCTGTCATTAGCCTGTGCATAGTCCAACCACGTTAGGTTAAACTTTTTCTCGTAATCCGTTTTAACTGTCTTATAGACCGCTTTAGGATCGGTCTGCATGTCCTCTCCGAGAACCGATAAGAGACCTGTTCCGGTATATTCTGGGTAAACATCAATCTCATCATTTTTCAGAGAATTATGAATGAGCGAGCTTCCGATATTGGCTTTGCGTTCAACCTTGTAACCATGGTCTTCCAAGGCTAGAGAATAGACTTCGGCAACAACTAGATTTTCTGTGAAATCTTTGGAACCAAGGCGGATAGTTCCCTTGTTTCCTGCCTTATCAGTTGTTTGTTTGCCCAAGAAGAAGAATCCCCCTACAGCAATCAACAAGATAGCTAAAATAAGACCTAATAATAATTTTTTGTTCATTTGACACTACTCCATTTAATTCCTAAATCTAAAATCAGCATACTAAGAAAGGATAAGAGAGCTACCGATCCACCGCCGATAATCAGCAAATCATACCTAAAAAGCTGCAAACCTGTGAAGATGAGATTGCCCAGCCCCCCTGCACCAATATAAGTTGCTAATGTGGCACTGGCAATAATTTCAACCAAAGATAGCTTGATGCCATTTAAAATATAGGGCAAAGCCAAAGGAAAACTGACCTTGACCATCAGCTGGCGCTGGGTCATCCCTAACCCTCGCCCTGTTTCCAACAGAGCATCCGGCACCTGTTCAAATCCCACTACTGTATTAACAAGGATAGGCGGCAAACCAAGAAAAATCAGAGCAATCAGAGCCGGCAGGACCCCAACACCAATGAAAGGGATAAGAATGAAGAGAACGCCGAGACTGGGAATGACCCTCAGGGCCTGACTGGTTCCTGTTATCCACTGCCTGAGGCGCGGACTTCTGTAAGCCCAGTCACCCAGAGAAAGTCCGAGTACTAAAGAAACCAGTAAGGCAGCTAAGCTAAGGCTGATATGTTGCCAAACATAGCTCCAGTAGGTAGAGCCGTTAGCTGAAAAATAGTGAATGATTTTATTAATCATAGGTCGTCTCCCGTATTTTCTATCAGCTCTTTAAACTTTTGTGAATAGGCCTGAGTCGCCGCTAAAAGCTGCTCCTGCTGCTCCTCAGATAAACTGGCCATAGCTTCGGCTTCATAACGCTGCAGTGGGCCGATCAGTTCTTTAACCTGCTCATTTCCGTTTTCTGTCAATTTCACAATTTTTTGGCGCCTGTCTAACTGGCTGGCTTCCAAGTAAACCCAGCCCTTTTTTAAATAATTTTTGATAATAGCCTGCATGACCTGTTTGGTCGAAAAGGTCCTCTCAGCTAGCTGTCTTTGTGTCATGCCTGAGGGAAAATGATAGACCCACATCAAGACTAAAAGAGATTTGCTGTTCATGCCATGTTTTCTGGCATAATCTTCAAACAAGGAAAACTGTTCATCTCGCAGTCGTGCATAAGACTGAGCTTTAGTGAGTTTCATGATTCCTATCTCCTCTCCTAGATTTAATATAGTAAAAATCTTTTACTATATTAGTCTAACATACCCGAGACAAGCCTGCAACTATTTGCTATATATATACGCTCAGCCTTTGGCTGTTTAGCCTAACCAACCCCTATATTAATTAGCCGCCGAAGCTAAAACAGTTATTAGATGATAAGAGCTGACCGATGCGGATTAGCCACTTTTTACCCCTTAATTTGCTAAAAAGAGCAGAAATCAGCGAGACTTATAGACCATCCGCCACAATCTTCAGCAGGTTTCAAAATAGGTGACAATGTCTAAATAGAGCCTATTCTAAATCACAGCTGTGATTTAGAATTTCTCCTAGGATACCATAAATTGCTAAAATGGTTAAAAATTTGATATAGATAAAGTAAAACAGCTGAGATTATTCCCAACTGTTTGCTATTTCGATACAAGTTTAAGCTGATCTTTCGAGAATCACTTTCTTAGTCTATTCTTGTGTCTTCTCAAGGTCAAGCTGAGCAAAAAGGCGATTGCTGCCAAACCTAAGGTGAAATAAAATCCATAGTGAACACCATTGGTAAAGGCAAGAGCCTTGCTTTCACCTTGGTAATGCTTTTGACCGAGGACCAAGAAACTGGTTGCCAACGCTGTGGCAATAGCACCAATGATTTGTTGCATGGTGTTCATGATGGTTGAACCATCAGCAGATTCTGCCCCCCTTAAACTATTGAGAGCATGGGTTTGGGCAGGTGACATAGCCAAAGGACAACCAATCATTAAGACGATGTGAGCTGTAATAATGTAGGCGACAGATGAGCTCGGTTTTACCAAAAGCAGCATGATAGCCCCGATTACCGCAATAGCAAATCCCAGTCTAGCAAGAATTGGTGCCCCTAGAGTATCATAAAGACGGCCAGATACTGCTGAAACTATAGCATTGACAATGCCGCCGGGTAACATGATAATCCCGGTCATCGCAACTGGCAGGCTCATCCCATTTTGAATGAATTGCGGGAAGAGATACATAGCTGACAGGATAATTGCAAAGTCTAACATTACCAGAATGGCTGCCGTACTAAAGTCCAGTTTAGAAAAGATTCTCAAATTGAGGATAGGGTGTTTCAGTTGCAGCTGGCGATAGGTATAGAAAGCTAAAATTAGAATACCAATAACAAGTGAACCTAGGACAATCGAAGACCCCCAGCCGTTTTCGCTGGCGAAGCTGACACCGACAACTAAGGCACCAAAGCCAAGAACACTTGACAAAACAGACAGGAAGTCAACCTTGGGTTTGGTCAGCTCTGCGATGTTCTTCAGAAAAGCAAGAGATAAGATCAAAGCGATGGTCAAGATAAGAGCAAAAGCCCAGAAAATATATCGCCAAGACAGTTTGGCCAAGAGCAGTCCTGTCAAGGTAGGGCCCACTGCTGGTGCAAACATGATAACTAGGGCATTGACCCCCATAGCAGCCCCCAATTTTTGCATAGGGAATATTTTCATGGCTACGGTAAAAAGCAAGGGGATAATCAAGCCAGTTCCGATACCCTGAATCATTCGACCAGCCAGTACCATACCGAAGTCTGTTCCCAAGGCTGAAATAATTGAACCACCAATAAAAGCGATTAAGGCGAAGATTACCGTTTGGCGGGTTGTAAACCACTTAGAAATCAGACTAGACAAGGGCAGGACAATTCCGATAACCAGCATATAACCGGTTACCAGCCATTGTAGGGAGGAGGTCCCTACGCCCAGAGCTGTTTCTAATTTAGGCAGGGCAATATTGAGTGATGTTTCGGACAACATCCCAACAAAGGCACCAATGAGCAACCCCGCCATAGCTAGCCAAGGATGTTTGACAGGGACAGCTGCCTTGCCAGTAGTCATTTGCGTATGTTCTTTCAAAAAATTCTCCTTTCAATCGGTAAAAGCGATTTACAAGCCAATAAAAAAGAGTCTTTCAAAAAGAGAGAACATCAAAACCATAGAAGGGTCTGTTTCTCCTCGAAAAAGCTCATTTTTACAGACTACTAATAATACTTTTATCGCTATATAAGCTATTTGAACTCATTGAGTCACTACTTATCTTAGCAAAATAAAAATGTTTTCGTAAGTCTTTTTTTGAAAAAATAATCATTTTCTGAAATTGTTTGAAAACACACTTAAAAACAGGAAGAATCTCCTCTTTCGTAGGTGCATCTGAATTTGCTAACCTTTCTTATAACTGCTATTCATCTCTCGCTGCTCTGCTGCCTGTCCAGTGCATCCTCTTTG is a window from the Streptococcus criceti HS-6 genome containing:
- a CDS encoding ABC transporter permease yields the protein MIDYFKTASDQLVSATIEHIILAGTALLIALLVASAITFVLLFVPKLRQPSVYTLSLLYAVPSFALFALLIPWTGLGTTTAIITLVVYAQYTMVRTFLEGLLQVDQNVMEAAVGMGMTPLQILYKIQLPLAAPAIIAGIRLAATAIIAIATIASTVNAGGLGTILFDGLRTMSFPKMAWGILLTVTLSLIANVILYLVEEILKENQTAA
- a CDS encoding glycine betaine ABC transporter substrate-binding protein produces the protein MNKKLLLGLILAILLIAVGGFFFLGKQTTDKAGNKGTIRLGSKDFTENLVVAEVYSLALEDHGYKVERKANIGSSLIHNSLKNDEIDVYPEYTGTGLLSVLGEDMQTDPKAVYKTVKTDYEKKFNLTWLDYAQANDSQGLVIRTEVAKKLGIKTISDLQKHAQELRFASQGEFDQRDDGLPGLKKTYGDFAWKSSKVYDNSLKYNILDNNKADVTPAYTTEGQLVNTDKYTLLKDDKNFWPPYNLAPVIRDKTLKKYPEVKGILNKVTKTLSTKTVTKLNAQVDVDGKDYKEVAKDYYNSIK
- a CDS encoding DHA2 family efflux MFS transporter permease subunit → MKEHTQMTTGKAAVPVKHPWLAMAGLLIGAFVGMLSETSLNIALPKLETALGVGTSSLQWLVTGYMLVIGIVLPLSSLISKWFTTRQTVIFALIAFIGGSIISALGTDFGMVLAGRMIQGIGTGLIIPLLFTVAMKIFPMQKLGAAMGVNALVIMFAPAVGPTLTGLLLAKLSWRYIFWAFALILTIALILSLAFLKNIAELTKPKVDFLSVLSSVLGFGALVVGVSFASENGWGSSIVLGSLVIGILILAFYTYRQLQLKHPILNLRIFSKLDFSTAAILVMLDFAIILSAMYLFPQFIQNGMSLPVAMTGIIMLPGGIVNAIVSAVSGRLYDTLGAPILARLGFAIAVIGAIMLLLVKPSSSVAYIITAHIVLMIGCPLAMSPAQTHALNSLRGAESADGSTIMNTMQQIIGAIATALATSFLVLGQKHYQGESKALAFTNGVHYGFYFTLGLAAIAFLLSLTLRRHKNRLRK
- a CDS encoding ABC transporter ATP-binding protein, with product MINFDHVSKLYNGKAVVDDVSFTIEKGEFITILGSSGSGKTTTLKMINRLIEPSKGKIEFNGQDLLALDPIAHRRHIGYVVQQIGLFPHMTVADNIATVPKLLKWDKERIYQETNRLLELVQLPAQEYAERYPHELSGGQQQRVGVARALACDPNVILFDEPFGAIDAITRTDLQDQLLSIHQQLANKTFIFITHDITEAFKLGNRILIMDQGRVCQFDQPQTIIKNPQNDFVSKLIETARAQESLWSLAHD
- a CDS encoding ABC transporter permease, which produces MINKIIHYFSANGSTYWSYVWQHISLSLAALLVSLVLGLSLGDWAYRSPRLRQWITGTSQALRVIPSLGVLFILIPFIGVGVLPALIALIFLGLPPILVNTVVGFEQVPDALLETGRGLGMTQRQLMVKVSFPLALPYILNGIKLSLVEIIASATLATYIGAGGLGNLIFTGLQLFRYDLLIIGGGSVALLSFLSMLILDLGIKWSSVK
- a CDS encoding MarR family winged helix-turn-helix transcriptional regulator gives rise to the protein MKLTKAQSYARLRDEQFSLFEDYARKHGMNSKSLLVLMWVYHFPSGMTQRQLAERTFSTKQVMQAIIKNYLKKGWVYLEASQLDRRQKIVKLTENGNEQVKELIGPLQRYEAEAMASLSEEQQEQLLAATQAYSQKFKELIENTGDDL